The proteins below are encoded in one region of Triticum aestivum cultivar Chinese Spring chromosome 1B, IWGSC CS RefSeq v2.1, whole genome shotgun sequence:
- the LOC123146397 gene encoding ribosomal protein S10, mitochondrial has protein sequence MGAYKFVSELCRRKQSDVMRFVQRRALGSQAKQLGKPIEETKEDVYPRTHKSPAKIRIILKSFNNQKNNLKELAPYMHKVGLPESRSLYTVLRSPHIDKKSREQFSTHVKKVFVEKTAETHELAKKFFWLKRLRMLGAQYEVVINFKTRLGKKIGCSKGGDLL, from the exons atGG GCGCGTACAAGTTCGTGTCGGAGCTATGCAGGAGGAAGCAGTCGGACGTGATGAGGTTCGTGCAGCGCAGGGCTCTCGGCTCCCAGGCCAAGCAG CTTGGCAAGCCTATTGAGGAGACCAAGGAAGATGTGTACCCGAGGACCCACAAGTCGCCTGCCAAGATACGCATAATTTTGAAATCTTTCAATAACCAGAAGAACAATCTGAAGGAGCTTGCGCCATACATGCATAAGGTCGGGCTGCCTGAATCGCGGTCCTTATACACCGTGCTGCGATCACCTCATATTGATAAGAAATCCAGGGAGCAATTCTCAACGCATGTGAAGAAAGTGTTTGTGGAGAAAACAGCGGAGACGCATGAACTGGCCAAGAAGTTCTTCTGGTTGAAACGGCTTCGTATGTTGGGGGCTCAGTACGAAGTCGTTATTAATTTCAAGACACGCTTGGGTAAAAAGATTGGCTGCAGCAAAGGTGGTGACCTGCTTTGA